A window of the Cystobacter fuscus genome harbors these coding sequences:
- a CDS encoding FG-GAP repeat domain-containing protein: MSSSLLVILTGAGLLGLIGGCSVTSVEENDAHVVSADAPLTAAQCEYFGVEGKVRICHKTRSTKKPYTVIEISEQACVNDHSQHTGDYVAVDDPTCQGGGCLPAGSPWDPTLPCCENLVVQNGVCTDLCAGVVCTASDQCHVAGTCDPATGQCSNPTADDGTACSGGFCDAGICRAPVLDFQSHQDFPAGTRPYGVAVGDVNNDGRPDVAFTLITSALVSVQLGNGDGTFGAASTFAVGSNPKFVAIADFNGDGNADLAVGGGTGSTHYVSILLGNGDGTFQSRADYNVNSNDPNGVAVADYNGDGKRDIATANFVGSTVSILLGNGDGTFQTAVTYSMPGTPSSVAAADLNGDGKLDLVTSNYNGRSVGVLLGNGDGTFQSAATTSLGGRFVQVAAVGDLNGDGKPDVAASLFNDKLVGVLLGNGDGTLQSAITYPVANGAGDLEIADFNGDGRADIAGTLYSSNAVGVLLGNGDGTHQSATNFAVGTGPFFLAVGDLNGDSKRDIVTANYTGGSSSVLLNTSH, from the coding sequence ATGTCTTCTTCTCTCCTCGTCATTCTCACGGGGGCCGGTCTGCTCGGCCTCATCGGCGGTTGCAGCGTGACCTCTGTCGAAGAAAATGACGCGCACGTCGTTTCGGCCGACGCCCCCCTCACCGCCGCGCAGTGCGAATACTTCGGCGTCGAAGGCAAGGTCCGCATCTGCCACAAGACCCGCTCCACCAAGAAGCCCTACACCGTCATCGAGATCAGCGAGCAGGCGTGCGTCAACGACCACTCGCAGCACACCGGCGACTATGTGGCCGTTGACGATCCCACCTGCCAGGGCGGCGGCTGCCTACCCGCGGGTTCCCCGTGGGATCCGACACTTCCGTGCTGCGAGAATCTGGTCGTCCAGAACGGCGTCTGCACCGACCTTTGCGCCGGCGTGGTCTGCACCGCCAGCGACCAGTGCCACGTGGCCGGCACCTGCGATCCCGCCACCGGCCAGTGTTCCAACCCCACCGCCGACGACGGGACGGCCTGCAGCGGCGGGTTCTGCGACGCCGGGATATGCCGCGCGCCGGTCCTCGACTTCCAGAGCCACCAGGACTTCCCCGCCGGCACCCGGCCCTACGGCGTGGCCGTGGGCGACGTCAACAACGACGGCAGGCCGGACGTCGCCTTCACCCTCATCACTTCCGCCCTCGTGAGCGTGCAGCTCGGCAACGGCGACGGCACGTTCGGGGCCGCCAGCACGTTCGCGGTGGGCAGCAACCCCAAGTTCGTGGCGATCGCCGACTTCAACGGCGATGGCAACGCCGACCTCGCCGTGGGGGGCGGCACCGGCTCGACGCACTACGTCAGCATCCTGCTCGGCAACGGTGACGGCACGTTCCAGAGCCGCGCCGACTACAACGTGAACAGCAACGACCCGAACGGCGTGGCGGTGGCGGACTACAACGGCGACGGCAAGCGCGATATCGCCACCGCCAACTTCGTCGGCAGCACGGTCAGCATCCTGCTCGGCAACGGAGATGGCACGTTCCAGACCGCCGTCACCTATTCCATGCCCGGCACTCCCAGCTCCGTGGCCGCGGCCGACCTCAACGGCGACGGCAAGCTCGACCTCGTCACGAGCAACTACAACGGCAGGAGCGTGGGCGTGCTGCTCGGCAACGGCGATGGCACGTTCCAGTCGGCGGCGACGACCTCACTGGGGGGCAGGTTCGTGCAGGTCGCGGCGGTGGGCGACCTCAACGGCGACGGCAAGCCCGACGTTGCCGCCAGCCTCTTCAACGACAAGCTCGTGGGCGTGCTCCTTGGCAATGGCGACGGCACGCTCCAGTCCGCCATCACCTACCCCGTGGCCAACGGTGCTGGCGACCTGGAGATCGCCGACTTCAACGGCGACGGCCGAGCCGACATCGCCGGGACCCTCTACAGCTCCAACGCCGTGGGCGTGCTCCTTGGCAACGGCGACGGCACGCACCAGTCCGCCACCAACTTCGCCGTGGGCACCGGCCCCTTCTTCCTGGCGGTGGGCGACCTCAACGGCGACAGCAAGCGCGACATCGTCACCGCGAACTACACCGGCGGTAGCAGCAGCGTCCTCCTCAACACGTCGCATTAG
- a CDS encoding LysR family transcriptional regulator translates to MSLAFEGKDARCRPRAECASLTMNRSTSRNDRVDRLETMRVFVAVAEEEGFAPAARRLAMSPPAVTRAIAALEERIGTRLLHRTTRIVRLTEAGSRFLTDCKRILGEIEEAEASAAGSHTEPRGQLGVTASMMFGRMFVAPILLDFLARYPHVMARTLLVDRVVDLVDEGFDVAVRIAHLSDSSLSAVRVGSVRRVVCASPRYLAEHGVPRTPAELSRFDALTFSSTASQQAWSFASGTRVQTVSPPTQLIVNTAEVAIAAAVAGRGLTRVLSYQIAPELLSGKLQIVLVDFEPPPIPIHVVYLEGRRAHARVRSFVDFAVDRLRSEKSLNG, encoded by the coding sequence ATGAGCCTCGCTTTCGAAGGGAAAGATGCTCGTTGCCGCCCGCGAGCGGAATGCGCGTCCTTGACAATGAACCGTTCCACATCGCGGAATGATCGTGTGGACCGACTCGAGACCATGCGTGTGTTTGTCGCGGTGGCGGAAGAAGAAGGCTTCGCGCCCGCGGCCCGGCGCCTCGCGATGTCACCGCCAGCCGTGACGAGGGCCATCGCCGCGCTCGAGGAGCGGATTGGCACTCGCCTGCTTCACCGCACGACGCGCATCGTGCGCCTGACGGAGGCGGGCAGCCGGTTCCTCACGGACTGCAAGCGCATCCTTGGGGAAATCGAGGAGGCCGAGGCATCAGCGGCGGGCTCCCATACCGAGCCACGCGGGCAACTCGGGGTGACCGCGTCCATGATGTTCGGGCGGATGTTCGTCGCGCCCATCCTCCTCGACTTCCTGGCCCGCTATCCGCACGTCATGGCGAGAACGCTGCTCGTCGATCGCGTCGTGGACCTCGTGGATGAGGGGTTCGACGTCGCCGTGCGGATCGCTCATCTATCGGATTCGTCGTTGAGCGCGGTCCGGGTGGGTTCGGTGCGGCGGGTGGTCTGCGCCTCCCCCCGGTATCTGGCCGAGCACGGCGTTCCACGGACCCCGGCCGAGCTGTCGCGTTTCGACGCGCTCACGTTCTCGTCCACGGCCTCACAGCAAGCCTGGTCGTTCGCTTCGGGGACGAGAGTCCAGACGGTCAGCCCACCCACGCAACTGATTGTCAACACCGCCGAGGTTGCGATCGCGGCAGCGGTCGCCGGGAGGGGGTTGACCCGGGTGCTCTCCTATCAGATCGCCCCGGAGCTGCTCTCGGGGAAGCTCCAGATCGTGCTCGTGGATTTCGAGCCTCCGCCCATTCCGATCCACGTCGTGTACCTGGAGGGCCGGCGTGCCCATGCGCGGGTGCGTTCCTTCGTCGATTTCGCGGTCGACCGGCTCCGGTCCGAGAAGTCCTTGAACGGGTGA
- a CDS encoding glutathione S-transferase family protein — protein sequence MTVPVRPLRLYRHALSGHSHRVELFLSLLKLPSELIDVDLAKREHKTPGFLARNPFGQVPVLEDGEVTLADSNAILVYLATRYDPSGRWLPREPVAAARVQQWLSVAAGPLTSGPAAARLAVVFGTKLDTERAKAIATQLYTVLDPSLANRSFLVGEAPTLADVALYSYTAHAPEGGVSLEPYGNIRAWLARIEALPGFVPMRRTPTQFAA from the coding sequence ATGACCGTCCCCGTCCGTCCCCTCCGTCTCTATCGCCACGCCCTGTCCGGCCATTCGCACCGGGTCGAGCTGTTCCTGTCCCTGCTGAAGCTCCCGTCGGAGCTCATCGACGTCGATCTCGCCAAGAGGGAGCACAAGACCCCCGGGTTCCTGGCCAGGAACCCGTTCGGTCAGGTGCCGGTGCTCGAGGACGGGGAGGTGACGCTGGCCGACAGCAACGCCATCCTCGTCTATCTCGCGACGCGGTACGACCCCTCGGGGCGTTGGCTTCCGCGAGAGCCGGTCGCGGCCGCGCGAGTGCAGCAGTGGCTCTCGGTCGCGGCCGGGCCGCTCACGTCGGGTCCCGCGGCGGCGCGCCTGGCCGTCGTGTTCGGCACGAAGCTCGACACCGAGCGCGCGAAGGCGATCGCCACCCAGCTCTACACGGTGCTCGACCCGTCTCTGGCCAACAGGAGCTTCCTCGTCGGGGAGGCACCGACCCTCGCCGACGTGGCGCTCTACTCCTATACCGCCCACGCCCCCGAGGGTGGCGTGTCCCTCGAGCCCTACGGCAACATCCGGGCGTGGCTCGCGCGTATCGAGGCGTTGCCCGGCTTCGTGCCGATGCGGCGGACACCGACGCAATTCGCGGCCTGA
- a CDS encoding pyridoxamine 5'-phosphate oxidase family protein, with amino-acid sequence MSQNTAQNVPGAPLPGWSHEQSPFHAGEQAVQERVGMRARLEQTGRKVIRSSMPEQHRELFRKLPFLLVGSLDGERRPWASLLVGRPGFVASPDPRTLVVSAFPGFGDALGQNLLPGAPLGLLGIQLETRRRNRMNGTVVESSEGRFVVRVEQSFGNCPRYIQAREPAFVAEPSRVTEPRPVRKEGPLLSGASVELIDRADTFFIATASPAARGDEPVEGVDVSHRGGKPGFVRVTEEDGRTVLTAPDFSGNFHFNTFGNLVLNPRAGLLFVDFATGGLLSLTGETEIVWDGPEVEAFSGAERLLRFRVTAGTWIEDGVPLRWSAAQPAP; translated from the coding sequence ATGTCCCAGAACACCGCACAGAACGTCCCCGGTGCACCGCTGCCGGGTTGGTCCCACGAGCAATCGCCCTTCCACGCCGGCGAGCAGGCCGTCCAGGAGCGGGTCGGGATGCGTGCCCGCCTCGAGCAGACCGGGCGCAAGGTCATCCGCTCGTCCATGCCGGAGCAGCATCGCGAGCTGTTCCGCAAGCTGCCCTTCCTGCTCGTGGGCAGTCTGGATGGTGAGCGGCGTCCATGGGCCTCCCTCCTCGTGGGCCGACCGGGCTTCGTGGCCTCGCCCGACCCGCGGACGCTCGTGGTCTCCGCGTTCCCCGGCTTCGGAGATGCCCTGGGCCAGAACCTCCTCCCGGGCGCACCCCTGGGCCTGCTCGGTATCCAGCTCGAGACGCGCCGCCGCAACCGGATGAACGGAACGGTGGTGGAGAGCAGCGAGGGCCGATTCGTCGTCCGGGTCGAGCAGAGCTTCGGCAATTGCCCGCGGTACATCCAGGCACGGGAGCCCGCCTTCGTGGCCGAGCCCTCCCGTGTCACGGAGCCGCGACCCGTGCGGAAGGAAGGCCCGCTGCTGTCCGGTGCGAGCGTCGAGCTCATCGACCGCGCGGATACGTTCTTCATCGCCACGGCGTCACCGGCCGCGCGCGGGGACGAGCCGGTCGAAGGTGTCGATGTCTCGCATCGCGGTGGCAAGCCCGGCTTCGTGCGAGTGACGGAGGAGGACGGCCGCACCGTCCTGACGGCCCCGGACTTCAGCGGCAACTTTCATTTCAATACGTTTGGCAACCTGGTCCTCAACCCGCGTGCGGGTCTGTTGTTCGTCGACTTCGCCACCGGTGGGCTCCTGTCGCTGACCGGTGAGACCGAGATCGTCTGGGATGGGCCCGAGGTCGAGGCCTTCTCGGGGGCGGAGCGGCTGCTGCGCTTCCGCGTCACGGCAGGCACGTGGATCGAGGACGGCGTGCCGTTGCGATGGTCCGCGGCACAGCCCGCTCCGTAA
- a CDS encoding aminoacyl-tRNA deacylase, whose product MIPESIQHFLQQQHVPFSRHGHPRAVTAQELAQSVHVTGYRVAKSVIIQAEQHLWICLLPASETLDLDKVREALGAQEVRLATEAEFSNRFPECELGAEPPFGTLYGLPVLLDEGLRGTEDMLLRAGSHEEALSVSVEDFLALESPQVVSITQERTRH is encoded by the coding sequence ATGATCCCGGAATCCATCCAACATTTCCTCCAGCAGCAGCATGTTCCCTTTTCGCGCCATGGACATCCGCGTGCGGTGACAGCGCAGGAATTGGCGCAGTCGGTGCACGTGACGGGCTACCGCGTAGCCAAGTCGGTCATCATCCAGGCAGAGCAGCACTTGTGGATCTGCCTGTTGCCTGCTTCGGAGACGTTGGATTTGGACAAGGTCCGGGAGGCCCTCGGGGCCCAGGAGGTTCGTCTGGCCACCGAGGCGGAGTTCTCGAATCGCTTTCCGGAATGCGAGCTGGGAGCGGAGCCCCCCTTCGGCACGCTGTATGGGTTGCCGGTGCTGCTGGATGAGGGGCTGAGGGGGACGGAGGACATGCTGCTGCGCGCCGGCTCGCACGAGGAGGCCCTGTCGGTGAGCGTCGAGGATTTCCTGGCGCTCGAATCGCCCCAGGTCGTGTCCATCACCCAAGAGCGCACGAGACACTGA
- a CDS encoding RluA family pseudouridine synthase — protein MALNTGYAYREQLGERVRGASTLSYLVGAYRHSSEEVWRERCSRGEVLLDDVPATGEELLKAGQWLVWNRPPWEEKETPRDYSLVHEDEAILAVIKPGGLPTVPGGGFLVNTLLSVVRERFPEASPLHRLGRGTSGLVLFARTRDAAAKLSRAWREHEVEKRYRALSLNVAAQEFYEITAPIGEAVHPGMGMVPMATPGGKASRSLARVLQRRVASTLFEVDIQTGRSQQIRIHLAFIGHPLEGDPVYIEGGVPRAEHPGLLGDTGYLLHAERLCFVHPLTGKRLELHASIPRELRVQ, from the coding sequence ATGGCACTCAATACGGGCTATGCCTACCGGGAACAACTGGGCGAGCGGGTACGGGGAGCGAGCACGCTCTCCTATCTGGTCGGCGCCTACCGTCACTCCTCGGAGGAGGTGTGGCGGGAGCGGTGCTCGCGGGGCGAGGTCCTGTTGGATGACGTCCCCGCGACGGGCGAGGAGCTGCTGAAAGCCGGCCAGTGGCTCGTGTGGAACCGGCCGCCCTGGGAGGAAAAGGAGACGCCGCGCGACTACTCGCTCGTGCACGAGGACGAGGCGATCCTGGCGGTCATCAAGCCGGGCGGCCTGCCCACGGTGCCGGGCGGAGGCTTCCTCGTGAACACGCTGCTCAGCGTCGTGCGCGAGCGCTTCCCGGAGGCGAGCCCCCTGCATCGGCTGGGACGTGGCACCTCGGGCCTCGTGCTCTTCGCGCGCACGCGCGACGCGGCGGCGAAACTGTCCCGAGCCTGGCGCGAGCATGAGGTGGAGAAGCGCTACCGGGCCCTGTCGCTCAACGTGGCCGCCCAGGAGTTCTACGAGATCACCGCGCCCATCGGCGAGGCGGTGCATCCAGGCATGGGCATGGTCCCCATGGCGACTCCAGGCGGAAAGGCGTCCCGAAGCCTGGCGCGCGTGCTCCAGCGGCGCGTGGCGAGCACCCTCTTCGAGGTGGACATCCAGACGGGCCGCTCCCAGCAGATCCGCATCCACCTGGCCTTCATCGGGCATCCGCTCGAAGGAGATCCCGTCTACATCGAGGGAGGCGTGCCGCGCGCCGAGCATCCGGGACTGCTCGGGGATACCGGCTACCTGCTGCATGCGGAGCGGCTGTGCTTCGTGCATCCGCTCACGGGAAAGCGCTTGGAACTCCACGCCTCCATCCCGCGAGAACTGCGGGTGCAGTAG
- the cysI gene encoding assimilatory sulfite reductase (NADPH) hemoprotein subunit, which yields MSKNPTNAPLAEVEHIKARSRHLRGTLVESLADPLTGAIAPADTQLIKFHGSYQQDDRDIREERRQQKLEPAYSFMLRTRLPGGVCTPKQWLVLDELARTHANGTLRVTTRQAFQLHGVLKGDLKPTIAAINATLLDTIAACGDVNRNVMCNPNPVDSRAHALVHEWTQRLSEHLLPKTRAYYEIWLDEEKVAGGEEEPIYGSTYLPRKFKAAVVVPPLNDVDVFSQDLGFIAILEAGELVGFNVTVGGGMGATHGDNATFPRLADVIGFIPPERLLVVAENVVKVQRDYGDRTNRKHARLKYTIEDRGIAWFVGELEQRLGFKLEPARPFKFEHNGDRFGWTEGYDGKWNLTLFIESGRVADRDGSNHLTGLREIARVHRGDFRLTPNQNLIIAGIASEDRPAIESLVEAHGLAGYQRASPLRRNALACVALPTCALAMAEAERYLPDLVGLLEARMAVHGLEKDNIHLRITGCPNGCARPYLAEIALVGKAPGRYNLFLGGDVRGQRLNRLYRENIDEAGLLEALEPVFAAYAKDRRPGEGFGDFTVRSGLVASPSRELSG from the coding sequence ATGAGCAAGAACCCGACGAACGCCCCCCTGGCCGAGGTGGAGCACATCAAGGCGCGCAGCCGCCACCTGCGCGGCACGCTGGTGGAGAGCCTGGCCGATCCGCTCACCGGTGCCATCGCTCCGGCAGACACCCAGCTCATCAAGTTCCACGGCAGCTACCAGCAGGACGACCGGGACATCCGCGAGGAGCGCCGGCAGCAGAAACTGGAGCCCGCCTACAGCTTCATGCTCCGTACCCGCCTGCCCGGCGGGGTGTGCACCCCCAAGCAGTGGCTCGTCCTGGACGAGCTGGCGCGCACCCACGCCAACGGGACGCTGCGGGTGACCACGCGTCAGGCGTTCCAGCTCCACGGCGTGCTCAAGGGCGATCTCAAGCCCACCATCGCGGCCATCAACGCCACGCTGCTCGACACGATCGCCGCCTGCGGCGACGTCAACCGCAACGTGATGTGCAATCCCAACCCGGTGGACTCGCGCGCGCACGCGCTGGTGCATGAGTGGACCCAGCGTCTCTCCGAGCACCTGCTGCCCAAGACGCGCGCCTACTACGAGATCTGGCTGGACGAGGAGAAGGTCGCGGGCGGCGAGGAGGAGCCCATCTATGGCTCGACCTATCTGCCGCGCAAGTTCAAGGCGGCCGTCGTGGTGCCGCCCCTCAACGACGTGGACGTCTTTTCCCAGGACCTGGGCTTCATCGCCATCCTGGAGGCCGGGGAACTGGTGGGCTTCAACGTCACGGTGGGCGGTGGCATGGGAGCCACCCACGGTGACAACGCGACCTTCCCCCGGCTCGCGGACGTGATTGGCTTCATCCCGCCCGAGCGCCTGCTCGTGGTGGCCGAGAACGTGGTGAAGGTCCAGCGTGATTACGGCGACCGGACCAATCGCAAGCACGCGCGGCTCAAGTACACCATCGAGGATCGCGGCATCGCCTGGTTCGTGGGCGAGCTGGAGCAGCGGCTCGGCTTCAAGCTGGAGCCCGCGCGCCCCTTCAAGTTCGAGCACAACGGGGACCGCTTCGGCTGGACCGAGGGGTACGACGGCAAGTGGAACCTCACGCTCTTCATCGAGAGCGGCCGGGTGGCGGACCGCGACGGCAGCAACCACCTGACGGGCCTGCGGGAGATCGCTCGGGTGCACCGGGGTGACTTCCGGCTCACGCCCAACCAGAACCTCATCATCGCGGGCATCGCCTCCGAGGATCGGCCGGCCATCGAGTCCCTGGTGGAGGCGCATGGCCTCGCGGGCTACCAGCGCGCGAGCCCCCTGCGCCGCAACGCGCTGGCCTGCGTGGCGCTGCCGACGTGCGCCCTGGCCATGGCGGAAGCCGAGCGCTACCTGCCCGACCTGGTGGGCCTGCTGGAGGCACGCATGGCGGTGCACGGGCTGGAGAAGGACAACATCCACCTGCGCATCACCGGTTGCCCGAACGGGTGTGCCCGGCCCTACCTCGCGGAGATCGCGCTCGTGGGCAAGGCGCCGGGCCGCTACAACCTCTTCCTCGGCGGAGACGTGCGCGGGCAGCGCCTCAACCGGCTGTACCGGGAGAACATCGACGAGGCGGGCCTGCTGGAGGCGCTCGAGCCGGTGTTCGCCGCGTACGCCAAGGACAGGCGGCCGGGAGAAGGCTTCGGCGACTTCACCGTGCGCTCGGGCCTCGTCGCCAGCCCCTCCCGGGAGTTGAGCGGGTAG
- a CDS encoding assimilatory sulfite reductase (NADPH) flavoprotein subunit, with amino-acid sequence MSASVNASSVAVLATPLGADKGALLQRLVEGLDASSLNWLSGYFAGLAARSLPVSVPQSQPTAVPQASPQTPATVVYGTQTGNSRLLAERLKQRLESAGVAVRVFRAGEYPTRELKNERVLYVVISTQGDGDPPDDARGFFEFVMGKRAPALNQLQFSVLSLGDSSYPKFCEVGRVLDERFAQLGAARLFSRADCDVDFEPVAEPWLGQALERARTELGAPVATVTHLPTASVAPTFSRENPYPAQVLANQRITGRDALKDVRHVELSLEGSGLRYEPGDALGVVPRNPPELVDAVLSTLKLDGATEVSRDGRALPLHRWLSEGLEITRLSRPFLTSHASRSGDKELERLIAPENAAGLRKLLDSHQVIDLLRAHPAEWSAQELVGALRRLTPRLYSIASSQKRVGDEVHLTVARVDYEAFGIRHFGAASSYLATRTAEKDVVEVFIESNERFRLPTDPSRDILMIGPGTGVAPFRAFVQERAETGASGRNWLFFGEQHFRSQFLYQVEWQEAVKKGVLHRLDVAFSRDQGQKVYVQHRLREKGREVHAWLEGGASLYVCGEAQRMAPDVHEALIDIYVAHGGKSREDARAHLETLREQQRYLRDVY; translated from the coding sequence TTGAGTGCCTCCGTGAATGCATCCTCCGTCGCCGTCCTGGCCACGCCGCTGGGCGCGGACAAGGGCGCGCTGCTCCAGCGCCTCGTCGAGGGGCTCGATGCCTCGTCGCTCAACTGGCTGAGCGGGTACTTCGCCGGGCTCGCCGCCCGGTCCCTGCCGGTGTCCGTGCCTCAGTCCCAGCCGACGGCCGTGCCCCAGGCCTCCCCCCAGACGCCGGCGACCGTGGTCTATGGCACCCAGACGGGCAACAGCCGGCTCCTGGCCGAGCGCCTCAAGCAGCGCCTGGAGTCCGCCGGGGTCGCCGTGCGCGTCTTCCGCGCCGGGGAGTACCCCACGCGCGAGCTGAAGAACGAGCGGGTGTTGTACGTGGTCATCAGCACCCAGGGGGATGGCGATCCCCCGGATGACGCGCGTGGCTTCTTCGAGTTCGTGATGGGCAAGCGCGCCCCGGCGCTCAACCAGCTCCAGTTCTCGGTGCTGTCGCTCGGGGACTCGAGCTACCCCAAGTTCTGCGAGGTCGGCCGGGTGCTCGACGAGCGCTTCGCGCAGTTGGGTGCCGCGCGGCTGTTCTCGCGAGCCGACTGCGACGTGGACTTCGAGCCGGTCGCCGAGCCCTGGCTGGGACAGGCCCTGGAGCGCGCGCGCACGGAGCTGGGTGCTCCCGTCGCCACCGTCACGCATCTGCCCACCGCGTCCGTCGCGCCCACCTTCAGCCGGGAGAATCCCTATCCCGCCCAGGTGCTGGCCAACCAGCGCATCACCGGCCGCGACGCCCTCAAGGACGTGCGCCACGTGGAGCTGTCGCTCGAGGGCTCGGGCCTGCGCTACGAGCCGGGAGACGCGCTCGGGGTGGTGCCGCGCAATCCGCCCGAGCTGGTGGACGCGGTGCTCTCCACGCTGAAGCTCGACGGCGCCACCGAGGTGTCGCGTGACGGCCGCGCGCTGCCGCTGCACCGCTGGTTGTCCGAGGGTCTGGAGATCACCCGCCTGAGCCGGCCCTTCCTGACGAGCCACGCCTCGCGCTCCGGAGACAAGGAACTCGAGCGGCTGATCGCCCCCGAGAACGCCGCGGGCCTGCGCAAGCTGCTCGACAGCCATCAGGTCATCGATCTGCTCCGGGCCCATCCCGCCGAGTGGAGCGCGCAGGAACTGGTGGGCGCGCTGCGCCGCCTGACGCCGCGGCTCTACTCCATCGCCTCCAGTCAGAAGCGGGTGGGGGACGAGGTGCACCTGACGGTGGCCCGGGTGGACTACGAGGCCTTCGGCATCCGGCACTTCGGCGCCGCCTCTTCCTATCTCGCGACGCGTACGGCGGAGAAGGACGTGGTGGAGGTGTTCATCGAATCCAACGAGCGCTTCCGCCTGCCGACGGATCCCTCGCGGGACATCCTGATGATCGGCCCGGGCACGGGCGTGGCACCGTTCCGCGCCTTCGTGCAGGAGCGCGCCGAGACCGGAGCGAGCGGCCGCAACTGGCTCTTCTTCGGCGAGCAGCACTTCCGCAGCCAGTTCCTCTACCAGGTGGAGTGGCAGGAGGCGGTGAAGAAGGGCGTGTTGCACCGTCTGGACGTGGCGTTCTCGCGGGACCAGGGCCAGAAGGTCTACGTCCAGCACCGCCTGCGCGAGAAGGGGCGCGAGGTCCACGCCTGGCTGGAAGGCGGCGCCTCCCTCTACGTCTGTGGCGAGGCCCAGCGCATGGCTCCGGACGTCCACGAGGCGTTGATCGACATCTACGTGGCCCATGGTGGCAAGAGCCGAGAGGATGCCCGGGCCCATCTCGAAACCCTGCGCGAGCAGCAGCGTTACCTGCGCGACGTCTACTGA
- a CDS encoding GTP-binding protein has protein sequence MSAETQVQDRTDVQGFLAEHAEKELLRLAVVGSVDDGKSTLIGRLLYECNGLFEDQVAAVKRASAGGEIDFSLFTDGLRAEREQGITIDVAYRYFSTKRRKVIVADTPGHLQYTRNMATGASTADAAVILVDARLGILPQTRRHAYIASLLGIPYLAVAINKMDLMDFDRAVFERLSTEFEAFARTLGFEQVRFFPISARTGDNITQPSARTPWHDGETLLGWLETLPHERRQEDAAFRFPVQYVLRPDLDYRGFAGQIVSGKVRLGDEVVVYPSRRRTHIASIDTFDGRLEEASAPASVTLRLTDEVDISRGDLIAHAEQPPRVLQDMEAMLVWFGEERLDTSRRYLVKHTSKYVPAHIEQVLWRKELEDLSEQPTPTLGLNDIAKVRLVCKRPVVCDPYRDNRRTGAFIVVDPLTNDTVAAGMILGGAGGQGEGEARSLVSAGERRARLGQSGAVLLLTGTPEVRDAALRLERALFDQGRHTATVRGDAENALALAEAGLLAILYTPVPQARLVLRDQLRGAGVPWLELEPSEDVDTQVKRVLDAQEKTP, from the coding sequence ATGAGCGCCGAGACTCAGGTTCAAGACAGGACGGACGTCCAGGGCTTCCTCGCCGAGCACGCCGAGAAGGAATTGTTGCGCCTGGCGGTGGTGGGCTCGGTGGACGATGGCAAGTCCACGCTCATTGGCCGGCTGCTCTACGAGTGCAACGGGCTCTTCGAGGATCAGGTGGCGGCGGTGAAGCGCGCGAGCGCGGGCGGTGAGATCGACTTCTCGCTCTTCACCGACGGGCTGCGCGCCGAGCGTGAGCAGGGCATCACCATCGACGTGGCGTACCGCTACTTCTCCACGAAGCGGCGCAAGGTGATCGTCGCGGACACGCCGGGACACCTCCAATACACACGCAACATGGCCACCGGGGCCTCCACGGCCGACGCGGCCGTCATCCTGGTGGACGCGCGCCTGGGCATCCTCCCGCAGACGCGACGGCACGCGTACATCGCCTCGCTGCTGGGCATTCCCTACCTGGCGGTGGCCATCAACAAGATGGACTTGATGGACTTCGACCGGGCGGTGTTCGAGCGCCTGTCCACGGAGTTCGAGGCCTTCGCCCGCACGCTCGGCTTCGAGCAGGTGCGCTTCTTCCCCATCAGCGCGCGCACGGGCGACAACATCACCCAGCCGAGCGCCCGCACTCCGTGGCACGACGGCGAGACGCTGCTCGGGTGGCTGGAGACGCTGCCGCACGAGCGCCGGCAGGAGGACGCGGCCTTCCGCTTCCCCGTGCAGTACGTGCTGCGACCGGACCTGGACTACCGCGGCTTCGCCGGGCAGATCGTCTCCGGCAAGGTGCGCCTGGGGGACGAGGTCGTCGTGTATCCCTCCCGGCGGCGCACGCACATCGCGTCCATCGACACCTTCGACGGCCGCCTGGAGGAGGCCAGCGCGCCCGCCTCGGTGACGCTGCGCCTGACGGACGAGGTGGACATCAGCCGGGGAGACCTGATTGCCCACGCCGAGCAACCGCCACGGGTACTCCAGGACATGGAGGCCATGCTGGTCTGGTTCGGCGAGGAGCGCCTGGACACCTCGCGCCGCTACCTCGTGAAGCACACCTCCAAGTACGTCCCCGCCCACATCGAGCAGGTGCTCTGGCGCAAGGAACTGGAGGACCTGTCCGAGCAGCCCACCCCGACGCTCGGGCTCAATGACATCGCCAAGGTGCGGCTCGTCTGCAAGCGGCCGGTGGTGTGCGATCCCTACCGGGACAACCGCCGCACCGGGGCCTTCATCGTCGTGGATCCGCTCACCAACGACACCGTCGCCGCGGGGATGATCCTCGGCGGCGCGGGCGGGCAGGGGGAGGGGGAAGCGCGCTCCCTCGTCTCCGCTGGCGAGCGGCGCGCGCGCCTGGGCCAGTCCGGAGCGGTCCTCCTGCTCACGGGCACCCCCGAGGTGCGTGACGCCGCGCTCCGCCTGGAGCGCGCCCTCTTCGATCAGGGCCGGCACACCGCCACCGTGCGTGGGGATGCGGAGAACGCCCTCGCGCTGGCCGAGGCGGGCCTGCTCGCCATCCTCTACACCCCGGTTCCCCAGGCGCGTCTGGTCTTGAGGGATCAGCTTCGTGGCGCCGGCGTCCCCTGGCTCGAGTTGGAGCCCTCGGAGGACGTGGACACGCAGGTCAAGCGCGTCCTCGACGCGCAGGAGAAGACGCCTTGA